A genomic stretch from Etheostoma cragini isolate CJK2018 chromosome 8, CSU_Ecrag_1.0, whole genome shotgun sequence includes:
- the LOC117949284 gene encoding Wilms tumor protein homolog isoform X5: protein MGSDVRDLNSLLPPLSAGPSPGCPALPVSTAPQWGPVLDFHTTPSPYSTLATPHTSLGPHSFIKQEPSWGATGDPHHHDTDPHCGLSAFTVHFSGQFTGTGACRYGAFGAPPPPPSSQPPSVAAPHHHQPPSRMFSNTPYLTNCMDTQQTARNQTGYSTVAFDGAGNYGHTPTHHSSQFSNHSFKHEDALTQQSTMAEQQYPVPPPVYGCHTPSDSCTGSQALLLRNPYNSHAAGYDSDPSTPMLYSCSTQYRIHTHGVFRGIQDVRRVPSITPAIVRSESSEKRPFMCAYPGCNKRYFKLSHLQMHSRKHTGEKPYQCEFPDCGRRFSRSDQLKRHQRRHTGVKPFQCETCQRKFSRSDHLKTHTRTHTGKTSA, encoded by the exons ATGGGTTCAGACGTACGTGACCTAAACTCCCTGCTGCCCCCGCTCTCGGCGGGCCCCAGCCCCGGCTGCCCGGCCCTGCCCGTCAGTACGGCCCCTCAGTGGGGTCCTGTTCTGGACTTTCACACCACTCCCTCGCCCTACTCCACCCTAGCCACCCCTCACACCTCCCTGGGGCCACACTCGTTCATCAAGCAGGAGCCTAGCTGGGGGGCCACCGGCGACCCCCACCACCACGACACAGACCCCCACTGCGGCCTCAGCGCCTTCACCGTCCACTTCTCGGGGCAGTTCACTGGGACCGGGGCCTGCCGGTATGGGGCATTCGGtgcacccccaccaccaccatccaGTCAACCGCCGTCTGTGGCCGCCCCGCACCACCACCAACCCCCCAGCCGGATGTTCAGCAATACTCCGTACCTGACCAACTGTATGGACACACAGCAGACAGCCCGCAACCAGACAG GTTACAGTACGGTTGCGTTCGATGGAGCTGGTAATTACGGGCACACTCCTACACACCACAGCTCGCAGTTCTCCAACCATTCCTTCAAACATGAAGACGCTTTAACTCAGCAAAGCACTATGG CTGAGCAGCAGTATCCTGTACCTCCTCCTGTCTATGGATGTCACACACCTTCAGATAGCTGTACAGGCAGCCAGGCTCTGCTGCTAAGGAACCCTTAcaacag CCATGCAGCAGGCTATGACAGTGACCCAAGCACCCCCATGTTGTACAGCTGCAGCACACAGTaccgtatacacacacatggagtCTTCAGGGGAATACAG gatGTGCGGCGGGTGCCCAGCATCACTCCAGCCATAGTGCGGTCAGAGAGCAGCGAGAAGCGTCCATTTATGTGTGCCTACCCAGGATGCAACAAACGTTACTTCAAGCTTTCTCATCTGCAGATGCACAGTCGCAAACACACAG GGGAGAAACCTTACCAGTGCGAGTTCCCAGACTGTGGCCGGAGGTTTTCTCGCTCTGACCAGCTAAAAAGACACCAGAGGAGACACACAG GAGTTAAACCATTCCAATGCGAGACGTGTCAGAGAAAGTTCTCTCGGTCTGACCACCTTAAGACACACACCCGGACTCATACAGGTAAAACAAGTGcgtaa
- the LOC117949284 gene encoding Wilms tumor protein homolog isoform X1: protein MGSDVRDLNSLLPPLSAGPSPGCPALPVSTAPQWGPVLDFHTTPSPYSTLATPHTSLGPHSFIKQEPSWGATGDPHHHDTDPHCGLSAFTVHFSGQFTGTGACRYGAFGAPPPPPSSQPPSVAAPHHHQPPSRMFSNTPYLTNCMDTQQTARNQTGYSTVAFDGAGNYGHTPTHHSSQFSNHSFKHEDALTQQSTMAEQQYPVPPPVYGCHTPSDSCTGSQALLLRNPYNSGENLYQMTSQLECVAWNPVNALASTMKSHAAGYDSDPSTPMLYSCSTQYRIHTHGVFRGIQDVRRVPSITPAIVRSESSEKRPFMCAYPGCNKRYFKLSHLQMHSRKHTGEKPYQCEFPDCGRRFSRSDQLKRHQRRHTGVKPFQCETCQRKFSRSDHLKTHTRTHTGKTSEKPFNCRWPNCQKKFARSDELVRHHNMHQRNLTKLQLAI from the exons ATGGGTTCAGACGTACGTGACCTAAACTCCCTGCTGCCCCCGCTCTCGGCGGGCCCCAGCCCCGGCTGCCCGGCCCTGCCCGTCAGTACGGCCCCTCAGTGGGGTCCTGTTCTGGACTTTCACACCACTCCCTCGCCCTACTCCACCCTAGCCACCCCTCACACCTCCCTGGGGCCACACTCGTTCATCAAGCAGGAGCCTAGCTGGGGGGCCACCGGCGACCCCCACCACCACGACACAGACCCCCACTGCGGCCTCAGCGCCTTCACCGTCCACTTCTCGGGGCAGTTCACTGGGACCGGGGCCTGCCGGTATGGGGCATTCGGtgcacccccaccaccaccatccaGTCAACCGCCGTCTGTGGCCGCCCCGCACCACCACCAACCCCCCAGCCGGATGTTCAGCAATACTCCGTACCTGACCAACTGTATGGACACACAGCAGACAGCCCGCAACCAGACAG GTTACAGTACGGTTGCGTTCGATGGAGCTGGTAATTACGGGCACACTCCTACACACCACAGCTCGCAGTTCTCCAACCATTCCTTCAAACATGAAGACGCTTTAACTCAGCAAAGCACTATGG CTGAGCAGCAGTATCCTGTACCTCCTCCTGTCTATGGATGTCACACACCTTCAGATAGCTGTACAGGCAGCCAGGCTCTGCTGCTAAGGAACCCTTAcaacag CGGAGAAAATTTATATCAAATGACCTCTCAGTTGGAGTGTGTGGCATGGAACCCTGTCAATGCACTGGCGTCCACCATGAAGAG CCATGCAGCAGGCTATGACAGTGACCCAAGCACCCCCATGTTGTACAGCTGCAGCACACAGTaccgtatacacacacatggagtCTTCAGGGGAATACAG gatGTGCGGCGGGTGCCCAGCATCACTCCAGCCATAGTGCGGTCAGAGAGCAGCGAGAAGCGTCCATTTATGTGTGCCTACCCAGGATGCAACAAACGTTACTTCAAGCTTTCTCATCTGCAGATGCACAGTCGCAAACACACAG GGGAGAAACCTTACCAGTGCGAGTTCCCAGACTGTGGCCGGAGGTTTTCTCGCTCTGACCAGCTAAAAAGACACCAGAGGAGACACACAG GAGTTAAACCATTCCAATGCGAGACGTGTCAGAGAAAGTTCTCTCGGTCTGACCACCTTAAGACACACACCCGGACTCATACAGGTAAAACAA GTGAGAAGCCGTTTAACTGCAGGTGGCCGAACTGTCAGAAGAAGTTTGCCCGAAGCGATGAATTGGTGCGACACCACAACATGCACCAGAGGAACCTCACCAAGCTACAGCTGGCCATCTAA
- the LOC117949284 gene encoding Wilms tumor protein homolog isoform X3 has protein sequence MGSDVRDLNSLLPPLSAGPSPGCPALPVSTAPQWGPVLDFHTTPSPYSTLATPHTSLGPHSFIKQEPSWGATGDPHHHDTDPHCGLSAFTVHFSGQFTGTGACRYGAFGAPPPPPSSQPPSVAAPHHHQPPSRMFSNTPYLTNCMDTQQTARNQTGYSTVAFDGAGNYGHTPTHHSSQFSNHSFKHEDALTQQSTMAEQQYPVPPPVYGCHTPSDSCTGSQALLLRNPYNSHAAGYDSDPSTPMLYSCSTQYRIHTHGVFRGIQDVRRVPSITPAIVRSESSEKRPFMCAYPGCNKRYFKLSHLQMHSRKHTGEKPYQCEFPDCGRRFSRSDQLKRHQRRHTGVKPFQCETCQRKFSRSDHLKTHTRTHTGKTSEKPFNCRWPNCQKKFARSDELVRHHNMHQRNLTKLQLAI, from the exons ATGGGTTCAGACGTACGTGACCTAAACTCCCTGCTGCCCCCGCTCTCGGCGGGCCCCAGCCCCGGCTGCCCGGCCCTGCCCGTCAGTACGGCCCCTCAGTGGGGTCCTGTTCTGGACTTTCACACCACTCCCTCGCCCTACTCCACCCTAGCCACCCCTCACACCTCCCTGGGGCCACACTCGTTCATCAAGCAGGAGCCTAGCTGGGGGGCCACCGGCGACCCCCACCACCACGACACAGACCCCCACTGCGGCCTCAGCGCCTTCACCGTCCACTTCTCGGGGCAGTTCACTGGGACCGGGGCCTGCCGGTATGGGGCATTCGGtgcacccccaccaccaccatccaGTCAACCGCCGTCTGTGGCCGCCCCGCACCACCACCAACCCCCCAGCCGGATGTTCAGCAATACTCCGTACCTGACCAACTGTATGGACACACAGCAGACAGCCCGCAACCAGACAG GTTACAGTACGGTTGCGTTCGATGGAGCTGGTAATTACGGGCACACTCCTACACACCACAGCTCGCAGTTCTCCAACCATTCCTTCAAACATGAAGACGCTTTAACTCAGCAAAGCACTATGG CTGAGCAGCAGTATCCTGTACCTCCTCCTGTCTATGGATGTCACACACCTTCAGATAGCTGTACAGGCAGCCAGGCTCTGCTGCTAAGGAACCCTTAcaacag CCATGCAGCAGGCTATGACAGTGACCCAAGCACCCCCATGTTGTACAGCTGCAGCACACAGTaccgtatacacacacatggagtCTTCAGGGGAATACAG gatGTGCGGCGGGTGCCCAGCATCACTCCAGCCATAGTGCGGTCAGAGAGCAGCGAGAAGCGTCCATTTATGTGTGCCTACCCAGGATGCAACAAACGTTACTTCAAGCTTTCTCATCTGCAGATGCACAGTCGCAAACACACAG GGGAGAAACCTTACCAGTGCGAGTTCCCAGACTGTGGCCGGAGGTTTTCTCGCTCTGACCAGCTAAAAAGACACCAGAGGAGACACACAG GAGTTAAACCATTCCAATGCGAGACGTGTCAGAGAAAGTTCTCTCGGTCTGACCACCTTAAGACACACACCCGGACTCATACAGGTAAAACAA GTGAGAAGCCGTTTAACTGCAGGTGGCCGAACTGTCAGAAGAAGTTTGCCCGAAGCGATGAATTGGTGCGACACCACAACATGCACCAGAGGAACCTCACCAAGCTACAGCTGGCCATCTAA
- the LOC117949284 gene encoding Wilms tumor protein homolog isoform X4, with amino-acid sequence MGSDVRDLNSLLPPLSAGPSPGCPALPVSTAPQWGPVLDFHTTPSPYSTLATPHTSLGPHSFIKQEPSWGATGDPHHHDTDPHCGLSAFTVHFSGQFTGTGACRYGAFGAPPPPPSSQPPSVAAPHHHQPPSRMFSNTPYLTNCMDTQQTARNQTGYSTVAFDGAGNYGHTPTHHSSQFSNHSFKHEDALTQQSTMAEQQYPVPPPVYGCHTPSDSCTGSQALLLRNPYNSHAAGYDSDPSTPMLYSCSTQYRIHTHGVFRGIQDVRRVPSITPAIVRSESSEKRPFMCAYPGCNKRYFKLSHLQMHSRKHTGEKPYQCEFPDCGRRFSRSDQLKRHQRRHTGVKPFQCETCQRKFSRSDHLKTHTRTHTGEKPFNCRWPNCQKKFARSDELVRHHNMHQRNLTKLQLAI; translated from the exons ATGGGTTCAGACGTACGTGACCTAAACTCCCTGCTGCCCCCGCTCTCGGCGGGCCCCAGCCCCGGCTGCCCGGCCCTGCCCGTCAGTACGGCCCCTCAGTGGGGTCCTGTTCTGGACTTTCACACCACTCCCTCGCCCTACTCCACCCTAGCCACCCCTCACACCTCCCTGGGGCCACACTCGTTCATCAAGCAGGAGCCTAGCTGGGGGGCCACCGGCGACCCCCACCACCACGACACAGACCCCCACTGCGGCCTCAGCGCCTTCACCGTCCACTTCTCGGGGCAGTTCACTGGGACCGGGGCCTGCCGGTATGGGGCATTCGGtgcacccccaccaccaccatccaGTCAACCGCCGTCTGTGGCCGCCCCGCACCACCACCAACCCCCCAGCCGGATGTTCAGCAATACTCCGTACCTGACCAACTGTATGGACACACAGCAGACAGCCCGCAACCAGACAG GTTACAGTACGGTTGCGTTCGATGGAGCTGGTAATTACGGGCACACTCCTACACACCACAGCTCGCAGTTCTCCAACCATTCCTTCAAACATGAAGACGCTTTAACTCAGCAAAGCACTATGG CTGAGCAGCAGTATCCTGTACCTCCTCCTGTCTATGGATGTCACACACCTTCAGATAGCTGTACAGGCAGCCAGGCTCTGCTGCTAAGGAACCCTTAcaacag CCATGCAGCAGGCTATGACAGTGACCCAAGCACCCCCATGTTGTACAGCTGCAGCACACAGTaccgtatacacacacatggagtCTTCAGGGGAATACAG gatGTGCGGCGGGTGCCCAGCATCACTCCAGCCATAGTGCGGTCAGAGAGCAGCGAGAAGCGTCCATTTATGTGTGCCTACCCAGGATGCAACAAACGTTACTTCAAGCTTTCTCATCTGCAGATGCACAGTCGCAAACACACAG GGGAGAAACCTTACCAGTGCGAGTTCCCAGACTGTGGCCGGAGGTTTTCTCGCTCTGACCAGCTAAAAAGACACCAGAGGAGACACACAG GAGTTAAACCATTCCAATGCGAGACGTGTCAGAGAAAGTTCTCTCGGTCTGACCACCTTAAGACACACACCCGGACTCATACAG GTGAGAAGCCGTTTAACTGCAGGTGGCCGAACTGTCAGAAGAAGTTTGCCCGAAGCGATGAATTGGTGCGACACCACAACATGCACCAGAGGAACCTCACCAAGCTACAGCTGGCCATCTAA
- the LOC117949284 gene encoding Wilms tumor protein homolog isoform X2 translates to MGSDVRDLNSLLPPLSAGPSPGCPALPVSTAPQWGPVLDFHTTPSPYSTLATPHTSLGPHSFIKQEPSWGATGDPHHHDTDPHCGLSAFTVHFSGQFTGTGACRYGAFGAPPPPPSSQPPSVAAPHHHQPPSRMFSNTPYLTNCMDTQQTARNQTGYSTVAFDGAGNYGHTPTHHSSQFSNHSFKHEDALTQQSTMAEQQYPVPPPVYGCHTPSDSCTGSQALLLRNPYNSGENLYQMTSQLECVAWNPVNALASTMKSHAAGYDSDPSTPMLYSCSTQYRIHTHGVFRGIQDVRRVPSITPAIVRSESSEKRPFMCAYPGCNKRYFKLSHLQMHSRKHTGEKPYQCEFPDCGRRFSRSDQLKRHQRRHTGVKPFQCETCQRKFSRSDHLKTHTRTHTGEKPFNCRWPNCQKKFARSDELVRHHNMHQRNLTKLQLAI, encoded by the exons ATGGGTTCAGACGTACGTGACCTAAACTCCCTGCTGCCCCCGCTCTCGGCGGGCCCCAGCCCCGGCTGCCCGGCCCTGCCCGTCAGTACGGCCCCTCAGTGGGGTCCTGTTCTGGACTTTCACACCACTCCCTCGCCCTACTCCACCCTAGCCACCCCTCACACCTCCCTGGGGCCACACTCGTTCATCAAGCAGGAGCCTAGCTGGGGGGCCACCGGCGACCCCCACCACCACGACACAGACCCCCACTGCGGCCTCAGCGCCTTCACCGTCCACTTCTCGGGGCAGTTCACTGGGACCGGGGCCTGCCGGTATGGGGCATTCGGtgcacccccaccaccaccatccaGTCAACCGCCGTCTGTGGCCGCCCCGCACCACCACCAACCCCCCAGCCGGATGTTCAGCAATACTCCGTACCTGACCAACTGTATGGACACACAGCAGACAGCCCGCAACCAGACAG GTTACAGTACGGTTGCGTTCGATGGAGCTGGTAATTACGGGCACACTCCTACACACCACAGCTCGCAGTTCTCCAACCATTCCTTCAAACATGAAGACGCTTTAACTCAGCAAAGCACTATGG CTGAGCAGCAGTATCCTGTACCTCCTCCTGTCTATGGATGTCACACACCTTCAGATAGCTGTACAGGCAGCCAGGCTCTGCTGCTAAGGAACCCTTAcaacag CGGAGAAAATTTATATCAAATGACCTCTCAGTTGGAGTGTGTGGCATGGAACCCTGTCAATGCACTGGCGTCCACCATGAAGAG CCATGCAGCAGGCTATGACAGTGACCCAAGCACCCCCATGTTGTACAGCTGCAGCACACAGTaccgtatacacacacatggagtCTTCAGGGGAATACAG gatGTGCGGCGGGTGCCCAGCATCACTCCAGCCATAGTGCGGTCAGAGAGCAGCGAGAAGCGTCCATTTATGTGTGCCTACCCAGGATGCAACAAACGTTACTTCAAGCTTTCTCATCTGCAGATGCACAGTCGCAAACACACAG GGGAGAAACCTTACCAGTGCGAGTTCCCAGACTGTGGCCGGAGGTTTTCTCGCTCTGACCAGCTAAAAAGACACCAGAGGAGACACACAG GAGTTAAACCATTCCAATGCGAGACGTGTCAGAGAAAGTTCTCTCGGTCTGACCACCTTAAGACACACACCCGGACTCATACAG GTGAGAAGCCGTTTAACTGCAGGTGGCCGAACTGTCAGAAGAAGTTTGCCCGAAGCGATGAATTGGTGCGACACCACAACATGCACCAGAGGAACCTCACCAAGCTACAGCTGGCCATCTAA